The Pyrenophora tritici-repentis strain M4 chromosome 10, whole genome shotgun sequence genome contains a region encoding:
- a CDS encoding cupin domain containing protein has translation MATKTEVANDLPKVNRFITTHDPSTKKAIFSNAVPEETKVDPIPNAEFRLGYVTKGFPVDLNKDADIAVYKPYLESPPGLVASGGTVLRYVDVAPGQLSPMHRTVSLDYGVVLEGEMELVLDSGETRTMKRGDVAIQRGTMHAWRNKSSTQWGRMLYVLQECKPVEVGGEVLGEDYGNMEGVPKSS, from the coding sequence ATGGCAACAAAAACCGAGGTTGCGAACGACCTTCCCAAAGTCAACCGCTTCATTACGACCCATGACCCATCAACAAAGAAAGCCATCTTCTCCAACGCTGTCCCAGAAGAAACCAAAGTCGATCCCATTCCCAACGCTGAGTTCAGACTTGGATATGTCACAAAAGGATTCCCCGTCGACCTAAACAAGGACGCTGATATTGCTGTTTACAAGCCCTACCTCGAGAGCCCTCCTGGTCTTGTCGCCTCAGGAGGAACTGTTCTCCGCTATGTGGACGTGGCACCAGGCCAATTATCACCAATGCATCGCACAGTCTCACTAGACTACGGTGTTGTTCTAGAGGGTGAGATGGAATTGGTGCTAGACTCTGGAGAGACACGAACGATGAAGAGGGGAGATGTTGCGATACAAAGGGGTACAATGCACGCTTGGAGGAACAAGAGCAGCACACAATGGGGACGTATGCTTTACGTTCTCCAGGAGTGCAAGCCAGTCGAGGTTGGCGGGGAAGTACTTGGGGAGGACTATGGAAACATGGAGGGTGTTCCAAAATCTTCGTAG
- a CDS encoding fumarylacetoacetate hydrolase FahA — translation MADNYASHFGINNIPYGIASSSKCSTPQCATRIGDEVIFLAELAEHDSFKSISAPLSSIFRQSTLNTFAALDKSIHSKVRFAIQEAYKAKSHGTCSENVSNVTMHMPVHVGDFTDYSASANHVLNAGEAVMGVRAYPPAFKKYPVGYAGRCSSMTTSGAPVIRPLGQFIEDYTVPEKKIIFGPSRGLDYEMEIAAVIGKPVEQGSIVKAKDADEHIFGLILLNDWSARDIQGLEMNPLGPFNGKNFMTSVTPWIVTLEALKPYEVSAPARMEPVADFMDDPKSTNYSIHLEGQIIRNGAQTTTCKVGFETMYWTFRHMLAHHTIGGCNLRTGDLIASGTVSGEHEHEHGCLLELTKNGKVPSKLGDGSELRFLEDGDEFRYIGVVGDADSGVGFGACVGTVMPARQI, via the coding sequence ATGGCTGACAACTACGCATCGCATTTCGGCATCAACAACATCCCATATGGGATTGCGAGCTCTTCAAAGTGCTCAACACCGCAATGCGCAACACGTATCGGCGATGAAGTAATATTCCTTGCGGAGCTCGCGGAACACGACTCTTTCAAAAGCATCTCAGCCCCTCTCTCATCCATCTTCCGCCAATCCACCCTAAACACCTTTGCCGCTCTCGACAAAAGCATACACAGTAAAGTTCGCTTTGCTATACAAGAGGCATACAAGGCGAAATCACATGGTACTTGCTCCGAGAATGTCAGCAATGTCACCATGCATATGCCTGTACATGTCGGAGACTTTACAGACTATAGCGCTTCAGCAAACCATGTTTTGAACGCTGGCGAGGCTGTTATGGGAGTTCGTGCATACCCGCCTGCTTTTAAGAAATACCCAGTTGGTTACGCAGGTCGCTGTTCGTCCATGACCACTTCAGGCGCACCGGTCATAAGACCTTTGGGTCAATTCATCGAAGACTACACTGTACCCGAGAAGAAGATCATTTTCGGCCCATCCAGAGGTTTAGACTATGAGATGGAGATTGCTGCGGTCATCGGCAAACCTGTCGAACAAGGGTCGATTGTCAAAGCAAAAGACGCAGATGAGCACATCTTCGGACTAATCTTGCTGAATGATTGGAGTGCAAGAGACATCCAGGGTTTGGAGATGAATCCTTTGGGACCATTTAACGGAAAGAACTTTATGACGTCGGTTACGCCTTGGATTGTTACACTGGAAGCACTGAAGCCTTACGAGGTCTCAGCCCCAGCGCGTATGGAACCCGTTGCAGACTTCATGGACGACCCGAAAAGCACAAACTACAGCATCCACCTTGAAGGTCAAATCATCCGCAACGGCGCACAGACTACAACTTGCAAAGTTGGTTTCGAAACAATGTATTGGACATTCAGACACATGCTCGCACATCATACCATTGGTGGCTGTAATCTTCGGACAGGAGATCTGATTGCAAGCGGGACTGTATCGGGGGAGCACGAGCACGAGCATGGATGTCTGCTCGAACTGACCAAGAACGGCAAAGTGCCTAGCAAGTTGGGCGATGGATCTGAACTACGGTTCCTTGAGGACGGGGATGAGTTCCGGTATATTGGTGTAGTCGGCGATGCAGATAGTGGTGTCGGATTTGGAGCATGTGTTGGCACTGTGATGCCTGCGAGGCAGATATGA
- a CDS encoding IBR domain containing protein produces the protein MGSPADQLPTDDLRGVSHVPTRQAPSPRGFFTKGPHKASRQISLPPRNKFSFITRTPKKLVKETSPGGPQPSPDNKSGKDKRRIVKKEDPSTLRKEASSPVRKEDSSPASETSDSLVKTLDKLRLQPTTSSSHHRKDHSLPQASHRTADAAEAVENNMARRRSRRPARGERLHSNPHSRTQRSTGVVVIDDDSEDGSIPKRPKANLSSTNFFQAAEPSNQSSNRRQSRTDRRSTNFLQPTQPPNQSSNQRRYRRDRLLERSRSPYSSDSGSDAILTPESSETSHEDLSSRLAQLVEEEKDLLLAQRLQDEEFGLHVQGFERPNEAQQDAVGNAPSRGTFSKAKGQRKRVHTSRKRDIAHRGTQTNPIRIDSEQNEARTRIPVRARVQDYTARYGEPMDIDGMDPFKPQHAIRTYSKKSRDSEKKAPKRSRDCVVCGDSVQIVDLPSLADCDHQPETCTGCYSGWIAAQLQESGWREVKCPGDGCKVQLSYQEIQAYASPKTFQQYDTFITRAAVGDDPNFRWCRACDSGQFHISGVEGNIFRCVDCGHKACTVHENTWHEGETCEEYEYRTSGRKEREQRAQEEASLKAIGKLTKKCPGPGCTWNIQKNHGCDHMTCKFTERRKRCLANLLRFQMPI, from the exons ATGGGGTCTCCGGCCGACCAATTACCTACAGACGATTTGCGCGGTGTTTCACACGTGCCCACGCGTCAGGCACCGTCACCGCGCGGGTTCTTCACAAAAGGCCCTCATAAAGCATCGCGGCAGATTTCACTGCCACCTAGGAATAAGTTTAGTTTTATTACGCGCACACCTAAGAAGTTGGTAAAAGAGACTAGCCCCGGCGGCCCTCAACCGAGCCCGGACAACAAATCGGGAAAGGACAAGCGACGCATTGTCAAAAAGGAAGACCCAAGCACTTTAAGGAAGGAAGCTTCGAGCCCTGTAAGGAAGGAAGACTCGAGCCCCGCTTCTGAGACGAGTGATTCCCTCGTTAAGACATTGGACAAATTGCGATTGCAGCCTACTACATCATCATCTCATCACCGGAAAGACCACTCACTCCCACAAGCATCTCACAGGACTGCGGATGCAGCCGAGGCAGTAGAGAATAACATGGCTAGACGCAGGTCTAGAAGACCAGCTAGAGGGGAGCGGTTGCATTCTAACCCTCATTCACGAACGCAGCGTAGCACGGGAGTGGTAGTCATCGACGACGATAGCGAAGATGGATCAATCCCAAAGCGTCCTAAAGCCAACCTCAGTAGTACGAACTTCTTCCAAGCAGCCGAACCGTCAAATCAATCATCGAATAGACGTCAATCCAGGACCGACCGCCGTAGCACAAACTTCCTTCAGCCAACCCAACCGCCCAATCAATCATCGAATCAACGACGATATCGGAGAGATAGGCTCTTGGAGAGAAGTCGAAGTCCATACAGTTCAGACAGCGGCTCCGATGCTATCCTTACCCCAGAAAGCTCGGAAACCTCCCATGAAGACCTCTCATCGCGACTTGCGCAGTTAGTCGAGGAAGAGAAAGACCTTTTGCTCGCCCAGCGTCTTCAAGATGAAGAGTTTGGACTACATGTACAAGGTTTTGAGCGACCCAATGAAGCGCAACAGGATGCGGTCGGAAATGCACCTTCCAGAGGGACATTTTCGAAAGCCAAAGGTCAAAGAAAGCGCGTTCATACCAGTCGAAAGCGTGATATTGCACACAGAGGCACGCAAACGAATCCTATCAGAATAGACTCTGAACAAAACGAAGCAAGGACTAGGATACCAGTGCGAGCGCGGGTCCAAGACTATACTGCGCGGTATGGGGAGCCCATGGATATCGATGGCATGGATCCGTTCAAGCCACAACATGCGATTCGAACATATTCAAAGAAGAGCAGAGATTCAGAGAAGAAGGCACCTAAGAGAAGCCGTGATTGTGTTGTATGCGGTGACAGCGTCCAAATCGTCGACCTACCCTCGCTTGCCGATTGCGACCATCAACCTGAAACTTGCACTGGTTGCTACTCCGGGTGGATCGCTGCTCAGCTCCAGGAAAGTGGATGGCGTGAAGTCAAATGTCCAGGTGATGGGTGTAAGGTCCAATTATCCTACCAGGAGATCCAGGCCTATGCAAGCCCAAAGACGTTTCAGCAATACGACACCTTTATCACCCGGGCCGCTGTCGGTGATGACC CAAACTTTCGATGGTGTCGTGCCTGTGACTCTGGTCAGTTCCACATCAGCGGTGTGGAAGGCAACATTTTCAGATGTGTAGACTGCGGACACAAAGCCTGCACTGTCCATGAAAACACATGGCATGAAGGCGAGACGTGCGAAGAGTATGAATACCGAACTTCAGGACGGaaagagcgagagcagcgagcTCAGGAAGAGGCTAGTCTGAAAGCTATTGGAAAGCTGACGAAGAAGTGCCCTGGGCCTGGTTGTACGTGGAATATCCAGAAGAATCATGGGTGCGATCACATGACGTGTAAGTTCACCGAAAGGCGGAAGAGGTGTTTGGCTAATCTGCTCAGGTTCCAAATGCCGATTTGA
- a CDS encoding delta(24(24(1)-sterol reductase)-reductase) sterol reductase has product MGAMVICFPALMYYMWIGATFYNGKFPTRVEGQSYADFFGHIWYLVKTEAYPNNKAWQIYWFFGLMQMAFYMLMPGVYRKGKALPHLGGRQLDYYCSAMWSFYSSVIIMLTLHFTDTFKLDTLIDEFGHIMSVAILSGFLCSIIAYVSARMRNASLRMTDNLLVDFFLGAELNPRLFGLLDFKMFLEVRIPWFILFFLSLGTCLKQYDQYGSVSLEAIFLLFAHYLYANACAKGEHLIITTWDMYYEKLGFMLIFWNMAGVPLSYCHCTLYIANHHPSEYGLPTWFTAALTLAYVYAYYIWDTTNSQKNQFRQEERGVVEERTTFPYFKYGRIENPKTISTKHGNKILADGWYGKARKIHYTCDFFFAISWGLITGFESPFPWFYSVFFGGMIVHRALRDIEKCREKYGEAWVEYEKQVPYLFIPGVY; this is encoded by the exons ATGGGCGCCATGGTGATATGCTTTCCCGCCCTCATGTACTACATGTGGATCGGAGCAACCTTCTACAACGGAAAGTTTCCCACACGCGTCGAGGGTCAGAGCTACGCCGACTTCTTCGGTCACATATGGTACCTGGTGAAAACGGAAGCGTACCCCAACAACAAGGCGTGGCAAATCTACTGGTTCTTCGGACTCATGCAGATGGCTTTCTACATGCTCATGCCCGGTGTATACCGCAAGGGCAAAGCACTTCCTCACCTCGGCGGCAGACAACTAGACTACTACTGCTCAGCCATGTGGTCCTTTTACTCCAGCGTCATCATAATGCTCACCCTGCATTTCACAGACACATTCAAACTCGACACGCTCATCGACGAATTCGGCCACATCATGAGCGTAGCCATACTCTCGGGCTTCCTCTGCTCAATCATCGCATACGTCTCGGCCCGCATGCGCAACGCCTCCCTCCGCATGACGGACAACCTCCTCGTCGACTTCTTCCTCGGCGCAGAGCTAAACCCCCGTCTCTTCGGCCTGCTCGACTTTAAAATGTTCCTCGAAGTACGCATCCCGTGGttcatcctcttcttcctctcgCTCGGAACCTGTCTGAAGCAATACGACCAATACGGTTCCGTCTCGCTCGAGGCcatcttcctcctcttcgcGCACTACCTTTACGCCAACGCGTGCGCAAAAGGCGAACACCTCATCATCACGACGTGGGATATGTACTACGAGAAACTAGGCTTCATGCTGATATTCTGGAATATGGCCGGTGTCCCGCTGTCATACTGCCATTGCACGCTGTATATCGCCAACCACCACCCGTCTGAATACGGTCTGCCGACTTGGTTCACCGCCGCGCTTACCCTCGCCTACGTGTACGCTTACTACATCTGGGACACGACCAATAGCCAGAAGAACCAGTTCAGGCAGGAGGAACGCGGCGTCGTTGAGGAACGCACTACGTTCCCTTACTTCAAGTACGGACGCATCGAGAACCCAAAGACTATTAGCACGAAACACGGCAACAAGATTCTGGCAGATGGATGGTACGGTAAAGCACGCAAGATCCATTATACGTGTGATTTCTTCTTTGCGATTAGCTGGGGCTTGATTACCGGGTTTGAAAGCCCGTTTCCGTGGTTTTACTCGGTTTTCTTCGGTGGCATGATTGTGCATCGTGCTTTGAGGGATATTGAAAAGTGTAGGGAGAAGTATGGGGAGGCGTGGGTCGAGTATGAGAAGCAGGTGCCTTATCTTTTTATTCCG GGTGTCTACTAA
- a CDS encoding mannose-P-dolichol utilization defect 1 protein codes for METLTNTLQPLLQPITRALPSPIADIGISLLGAPCYQTLIYNVDLTATECVKLGISKGLGIGIIGASSIVKIPQLLKLLNSQSADGLSFLSYLLESSSYLISLAYNVRHGFPFSTYGETGLILVQNIAIASLVLKYGGHGVGGVAAWIGGLAVAGAALFGEEWVDMEKLGLLQAAAGVLGVASKVPQILTVWSEGGTGQLSAFAVINYLLGSLSRIFTTIQEVDDPLILYGFCAGFALNVILFLQVVYYWNAPASKKTESKKLEKPIAADKKDMARAVSSGATPSG; via the exons ATGGAGACCCTAACAAACACGCTCCAACCGCTCCTCCAACCCATAACCCGAGCCCTCCCCTCCCCTATCGCAGACATCGGCATCTCCCTCCTCGGCGCACCCTGCTACCAAACCCTCATCTACAACGTCGACCTCACGGCCACGGAATGTGTCAAACTAGGCATCTCCAAGGGCCTGGGCATCGGCATCATCGGCGCCTCCTCAATCGTCAAAATCCCGCAACTACTCAAGCTGCTGAACTCGCAGTCAGCCGATGGACTATCCTTTCTGTCGTACCTGCTCGAGTCGAGCTCGTATCTCATTTCGCTGGCGTACAATGTGCGCCACGGGTTCCCGTTTAGCACGTATGGCGAGACGGGACTTATTCTAGTTCAGAATATTGCGATTGCCAGTTTGGTGTTGAAATACGGCGGACACGGGGTTGGCGGCGTGGCGGCGTGGATTGGGGGGTTGGCGGTTGCGGGTGCGGCGTTGTTTGGTGAGGAGTGGGTGGACATGGAAAAGTTGGGCTTGTTGCAGGCGGCGGCTGGTGTGCTGGGTGTTGCGAGTAAGGTGCCGCAGATTTTGACGGTGTGGAGTGAGGGCGGGACGGGCCAGTTGAGCGCCTTTGCT GTCATCAACTACCTCCTTGGTTCGCTGTCGCGCATCTTTACCACAATCCAGGAAGTCGACGATCCGCTGATTTTGTACGGCTTCTGCGCTGGTTTTGCTCTCAACGTCATCCTGTTCCTGCAAGTCGTATACTACTGGAACGCACCGGCGTCCAAGAAGACCGAATCGaagaagctggagaagcCGATTGCGGCGGACAAAAAGGACATGGCGCGTGCTGTTTCGAGCGGAGCTACGCCTTC GGGATAA
- a CDS encoding PgpB, Membrane-associated phospholipid phosphatase yields the protein MDEWTSKQLPERLPFSKKRLPKSVIFSYIGDYLIIFALLIIFTIVDKIPPFHQHFALENYTLHYPFATKERVPVFWLCVYVILAPAVIIGIYTMVIDGLFSHQTAMPAGRAGIKRLSGRYRFKDRLWELNCGILGLGLSIGAAYTITGALKNAIGKPRPDLISRCMIDETKINTAKYALQTIDICTQTNNYILQDGFKSFPSGHSSVSFAGLFYLSIYLAGKLHVMDAKGEVWRTLIVLVPALGAALITGTRIMDARHHPFDVISGALIGILVSWASYRQYFPPVTETWRKGRAYPIRAWGKASRAPPSGAMDDDAQPLQQMNKPIDEERGEASGYSSTTVVPDNIDTTGNVFRQQIHNSQRRRQDRQDSESQYGVDRSDTNASSNYRTGTMGSTMTAKVNKYQTQLPATNPFAADVARQRQMDTYDYSSSEDENHYELQPRGAGAGAYNPVSGRLTDTGYHPPTGISPAPTPPPPMTSILANQHTMMSPTGDLADRRDIGPPPPLHAPGTTPQQI from the exons ATGGACGAGTGGACATCGAAGCAGCTCCCTGAGCGTCTGCCCTTCTCCAAGAAGCGACTTCCCAAGAGCGTCATTTTCTC ATACATTGGCGACTATCTCATCATCTT CGCATTGTTGATCATATTCACCATCGTGGATAAGATTCCCCCTTTCCACCAGCACTTTGCCCTCGAAAACTACACGCTCCACTACCCCTTCGCTACAAAGGAACGCGTGCCCGTCTTTTGGCTATGCGTTTACGTTATCCTCGCGCCCGCCGTCATCATCGGCATCTACACAATGGTCATTGATGGTCTCTTCTCACATCAGACGGCAATGCCGGCCGGAAGAGCCGGCATCAAGCGCCTCTCTGGACGGTACCGGTTCAAGGACCGCCTATGGGAGTTAAATTGCGGCATTCTAGGCCTGGGTCTGAGCATCGGCGCCGCCTATACCATCACGGGCGCATTGAAGAATGCCATCGGAAAGCCACGACCGGATCTTATAAGCCG GTGCATGATAGACGAGACGAAGATCAATACCGCAAAATACGCCCTTCAAACCATCGACATTTGCACCCAGACCAACAATTACATTCTCCAGGATGGCTTCAAGAGTTTTCCGTCAGGACACAGCAGTG TTTCATTCGCTGGTCTCTTCTacctctccatctacctcGCCGGCAAGCTACACGTTATGGACGCAAAGGGTGAGGTCTGGAGGACATTGATTGTCCTGGTTCCTGCACTAGGCGCTGCTCTCATCACCGGCACCCGTATCATGGATGCCCGTCATCACCCATTCGACGTCATCTCAGGCGCTCTCATTGGAATACTAGTTTCCTGGGCTTCCTACCGACAGTACTTCCCTCCTGTTACCGAGACCTGGCGCAAGGGACGTGCGTACCCGATTCGAGCCTGGGGCAAGGCATCTCGAGCTCCTCCGTCTGGCGCAATGGACGACGACGCACAACCGCTACAACAAATGAACAAGCCGATAGATGAGGAACGCGGAGAAGCATCTGGCTACTCTTCTACGACCGTGGTGCCTGATAACATCGATACTACAGGCAATGTGTTCCGTCAGCAAATCCACAACTCGCAACGAAGACGTCAAGACCGTCAAGACTCAGAGTCCCAATACGGCGTAGATCGAAGTGATACCAACGCGTCGAGCAACTACCGAACTGGGACCATGGGATCTACCATGACTGCAAAGGTCAACAAGTACCAAACTCAGTTGCCTGCCACGAACCCTTTTGCCGCTGATGTTGCACGCCAACGCCAAATGGATACCTACGACTACTCATCTTCTGAAGACGAGAACCATTATGAGCTTCAACCAcgtggtgctggtgctggtgcttACAACCCAGTATCTGGCAGACTTACCGATACTGGCTATCATCCTCCAACTGGCATTTCGCCTGCTCCTACACCGCCCCCTCCGATGACCAGTATCCTAGCGAATCAACACACCATGATGTCACCGACGGGAGATTTGGCTGATAGAAGAGACATTGGACCACCACCTCCACTTCATGCTCCAGGTACCACGCCTCAGCAAATATAA
- a CDS encoding MhpC, hydrolase or acyltransferase (alpha-beta hydrolase superfamily), giving the protein MFSLFAGEKPQPKAAEAAIQKISTLSATQLSRFERLPQAQRYAIIGAASVGGLSLLWALTASSKSAKRPPIRSPRDSLLPELSDEDAAELPYHPAALPGARDVNTPFGSIRVYEFGPRDGEKVLLIHGISTPSIALTDLAHKLVGRGRRVMLFDLFGRGYSDAPSPDTTKYDSTLYTTQVLLALQSSPIHWLNFTIVGYSFGGVIAADFTSYFPNLVKGLVLVAPGGIIRKSHVSISSKMLYNSSWMPEWMVRSLVASRLWTGAKVVENDPEAVEHAETTTTTASEGNATYVSSNQMLLPGNPYSTVSSVVDWQIKHHKGFVPAFISTVRNAPIYNQHDRWAVIRENIEAHAGPLKEVWLVLGETDPIVVADEVTEDARTVLGEDNVRVKVLDGVGHEVAIERADDIVRVVRRIDGKSEVVREVAEDYKPERHEKAEKAEKPEKESKEKKEKKSSSRRKHGGSHAGSSSKQ; this is encoded by the exons ATGTTTTCCCTATTTGCCGGCGAGAAGCCGCAGCCCAAAGCCGCAGAGGCTGCCATTCAGAAGATTTCAACCCTCTCCGCAACCCAATTGTCGCGTTTCGAGCGTCTTCCCCAGGCCCAGCGTTATGCCATCATTGGCGCCGCCTCGGTCGGCGGCCTATCTCTCCTCTGGGCATTGACAGCCTCATCAAAGTCTGCCAAACGCCCGCCGATCCGCTCCCCGAGGGACTCATTACTCCCCGAGCTTTCTGATGAGGATGCTGCCGAGCTACCGTATCATCCAGCCGCGTTACCAGGAGCCCGCGATGTCAACACTCCGTTTGGTTCCATTCGCGTCTATGAATTCGGCCCAAGAGATGGAGAAAAAGTCCTTCTAATCCATGGCATCTCTACGCCGAGCATCGCGCTGACAGATCTTGCGCACAAATTGGTTGGGAGGGGTCGACGTGTCATGCTATTTG ATCTTTTTGGCCGCGGCTACTCGGATGCACCTTCCCCAGACACGACCAAGTATGACTCCACCCTTTACACCACACAGGTACTACTTGCTCTGCAGTCCTCGCCCATTCACTGGTTAAACTTCACCATTGTCGGCTACTCATTTGGCGGCGTCATCGCCGCTGACTTTACTTCCTACTTCCCCAACCTAGTCAAGGGACTCGTGCTCGTCGCCCCGGGAGGCATCATTCGCAAATCACATGTCTCCATATCGAGCAAAATGCTCTACAACAGCTCCTGGATGCCCGAATGGATGGTCCGTAGCCTGGTAGCAAGCAGACTCTGGACGGGCGCCAAGGTGGTAGAAAACGACCCCGAGGCTGTCGAACACGCCGAGACAACGACTACAACTGCAAGCGAAGGCAACGCAACATACGTGTCGAGCAACCAAATGCTTTTGCCCGGAAACCCATACAGTACCGTGTCTTCTGTTGTAGATTGGCAGATCAAGCACCACAAGGGTTTCGTCCCGGCATTCATATCCACCGTCCGCAACGCCCCCATTTACAACCAACACGATCGCTGGGCTGTCATTCGCGAAAATATCGAGGCGCATGCCGGTCCGCTAAAAGAAGTCTGGCTCGTTCTCGGCGAAACCGATCCCATTGTTGTTGCCGACGAGGTTACAGAGGACGCGCGCACGGTTCTGGGTGAAGACAACGTACGCGTCAAGGTGCTAGATGGTGTAGGCCATGAAGTGGCAATTGAGCGCGCCGACGATATCGTCAGGGTTGTGCGAAGGATCGATGGCAAGAGCGAGGTTGTACGGGAAGTTGCCGAAGACTACAAGCCTGAGAGACATGAGAAGGCGGAGAAGGCGGAGAAGCCAGAAAAGGAGagcaaagaaaagaaggagaagaagagtTCGAGTCGGAGGAAGCATGGCGGGTCCCATGCTGGCTCTAGCTCAAAGCAGTGA
- a CDS encoding Glyco-hydro-61 multi-domain protein, whose protein sequence is MKYSLAALLAVASTASAHYTLPELTVKGVKTGQWAYVRKTSNYQSNGPVTDVTSNAIRCYELSPGTGSKTYTVNAGDTVGFTAATSISHPGTLQFYLAKVPSGKTAATWDGSGTEWFKIYSQGPSFSGGQLTWPSNGKTEVDVTLPKSLPSGEYLLRGEHIALHSAGSAGGAQFYLSCAQLKVENGGNGSPGPKVAFPGAYKATDPGIMINIYYPVPTSYTAPGPAVWSG, encoded by the exons ATGAAGTACAGTCTCGCCGCCCTCCTCGCTGTCGCCAGCACGGCCAGCGCACACTACACGCTCCCCGAACTCACCGTCAAGGGTGTAAAGACCGGCCAATGGGCCTACGTCCGCAAGACATCAAACTACCAATCCAACG GCCCCGTCACAGACGTAACATCAAACGCCATCCGCTGCTACGAGCTCTCCCCGGGCACCGGATCAAAAACCTACACCGTAAACGCCGGCGACACCGTCGGCTTCACAGCCGCAACCTCCATCTCGCACCCAGGAACCCTCCAATTCTACCTCGCCAAAGTGCCGTCTGGTAAAACCGCCGCCACTTGGGACGGCTCGGGTACCGAATGGTTCAAAATCTACAGCCAAGGCCCCTCCTTCTCCGGCGGCCAGCTCACGTGGCCATCAAACGGTAAAACAGAAGTCGACGTCACGTTGCCGAAATCGCTGCCCAGCGGCGAGTACTTGCTCCGCGGTGAACACATCGCGCTGCATTCTGCGGGTTCCGCCGGCGGCGCGCAGTTTTACCTTAGTTGTGCGCAGTTGAAGGTTGAGAATGGCGGGAACGGTAGTCCCGGGCCGAAGGTGGCTTTTCCGGGCGCGTATAAGGCGACGGATCCGGGCATTATGATTAACATTTACTACCCGGTTCCTACTAGTTATACGGCGCCTGGGCCGGCGGTTTGGAGTGGGTAG